The DNA segment GTTAGCGCGGCCACGAGGCCGCGGAAGAGGTGAGCGCTTTCCTTAAATTGGCCGCCTATGTCCTCCTGTGATAGAGCGCAGTGCTCCGCCGGAGCCTATCGCGGAGGCCACGGGTCCGCCATCCGAATCGCTGGCTGTAGGGTCATCCCTCTGAATAAGTGGCTTAGGATGACATTGTGATCGCAGACGGTCACCGCGCCGTGGGCTCTGCGCGCGGCGAAATCGTGATGTTCCGCGCGCGATGCCGCTTTTAGCAGAGTGGCGATTCGCTTGGAACCGAAGCTAATTACGTCTTCGGTTTTCGCGATGCTGACGTTCTTCTGCGAGATTTCTACAGCGGACATGAAAATTGCagatggcgtttttttttcgccacgGATTTTAGGTCGGCTTCCGGGAATGCGCTCGGCCTAACCCCTGTGTTCGTGCTACTGATCTGTCGCTCGACGCGTACGTGATTACATCTTGCCTAGTGGCGCGCGATCCTTGTTTGGTCGCGGTGAAGCGACGAGCTTTTCCGTGGACTTTTTCGCTTGAATTCGAGCCTTTGCCGCTGCTCCTGTGCGAGCCCGCTACAACGGGTGTAAAGAGAGTCTTTTTATTCGCGCTCGAACGTAGCCGAGGTTGCAGTCATTCCGATACGTCGAATGGTGTTGACGAATATTGGTTTCTTGATCCGGAGGGTCTCGAATCCCAGAGTGGATAGGTTCCAATGGCCGTGTCTCCTTGCCATACATTAACCACTGCGCGGCGTGTCGCCCGATGCTTCCGATCACGCCTCTGCTACCTTGCACTTAAAGCCATAATTGGTTCGATAGGCTTACCTCATGAATCAGCTTAACCAGTTTCAACTACCTTCCCTTGCCTTTCCGTGATTCTTATTtgatattcagaaaaaaaaattcagctgaaGCCAAAGTGCGCTTTTACCGAATGCAAGATCTAGCGTATTTCCGATGTTTCTCTTCAAGCCCACACTGActggatttgaaggcgcaggctttTTTGTCAAGCCCTGCAAACCTAccaagccgagcaccatgccgggGCATAGCTTGTACCTGTTTCGAGGAAAcaggtgggtaaccggccggcagcgggagtcgaacccaccccCTCCCAAATCCGAGGCGGGTGCTTTGCAGAAGGCGGGATTACCATGGCTACAGCGACATAACAATACATAACCCATTCTTGCAGGTGCGCAATGGTGAATCACCCGTTAGTGCTCCGAGCTGTTCGGTCATGCCATGTTTGCAAAATTGGTCATGCATCGGTAAACCTTGCCGATACCGGTGATACTAACTCCTTCCCTTTGGTCCAGAAGGACCTTCCGGATGCTCGCTGGTCGCCCCATCGGCTTTCCCTTTGAATGGCACCGCCCAGAGGTCGTTGGGACAAGCCGCGCAGGAGCGGGTGCCAACGTAACCGCCTTCATCACCCGCGGCGGGGGCACCGCTGGCAACGGGGCTCGCATTGTGGCGCCCACCGAATCATCGCCCACCAGATCGCCTTCGACGACGGCCGCGCCCATGCGGGCCGGAAACTGTGTCGGCAACACAGATTCGCAGAATGACGAGCTCAAGATTCAGGTGAGCGGCGACTGCTGCAGTGGGCCTCCACGGACGTGTCTGAACCCTGTGGATGGTTGGGGCGGTAAAGCCGTCGTAGCATTCCAGTAATAGTTTGCCAGagcgcgtaccgctaccgcgTATGCGCAGTTCGGTCTGAGTTCGCGAGATGGCACCACGTTCTCATCAACAGCGCGCCTGCCTGCCACGTTggcaccaatcagcgcgtgcgcactggcggGGCACGCTGCGCGGCTCTTGACAGTTGCCAAACTGCAAGTGATGACTTGGTTAATGGCGTTTTTAGTGATAGTGCATGCGCCGTAATGTATCGAGGTGGTCTCAGGTTCCATAGTTTGCGCCCAAGGAGCGTCTCAAGAAATATTTCAAGCGCAGGCGTACGTTACGCAGCAAGCGAAAGTGAATCGTTGCTAGGAGCTACCGCTGCCTTTTCACGTGAGGGCCtttcccatgatgctttccaTTATACATTTTATGTCAAGGCTTCAGAAATCTCACGTGATGCTGCTTCTCAGAGAACGCTGGTTCGGTGCTCCTCTTTCCTTGTCCACCGTGGCTCCCCCAACGCGATGCTGAACCTGAGCACTCTCCGGAATAATCGCGATATGTACGACATCACTGcttgcatgaaaattgttttttgggaaaagaaatggcgcagtatgtgtcatatatatcggcggacacctgaaccgcgctttaagggaagggataaaggagggagtgaaaaaagataGGATGAgaggggtgtcgtagtggagggctccggaataatttcgacccgccgcggtggctcagtggtgagggcgctcggctaccgatccggagttcctgggttcgaacccgaccgcggcggctgcgtttttatggaggcaaaacgctaaagcgcccgtgtgctgtgcgatgtcagtgcacgttaaagatccccaggcgttcgaaattaatccggagccctccactacggcacctctttcttcctttcttctttcactctctcctttatcccttcctttacggcgcggttcaggtgtccaacgatatgagacagatactgcgcccttccTGTTCCCCGGAAACCaattaaccaattattattattattattattattattattaataataataatttcgaccacctgggaatgtttaacgtgcactgacatcgcacagcagacgggcgcccatatgtttcgcctccatcgaaacactgccgccgccgtcgagttcgaacccggcaactccggatcagcagccgagcgctctatccactgagtcaccgcggcggattACGCTGCTTGCATGGGCCGTTCGCGTTTTTTGGCACCGCGGCGGAAGAGGAAGGAACAAAGCGCGTGATAGCACGTGGCGGCGTCCGACCAATGGGAGGGCCTGATGTCGAAGGTATGGGCAGTATAGGAGGTGAGAGGCATCCTTCAGAAGTTTatagtggaaattattccggagacgtccactacgacacctctttctctttttttcactaccaccctcctcccttcctttacggagatggttccggtgtccaccgacatatgcgaTTCAGCAAGATGGTTCATTGTAGCATGAAGATGGGCGGCGCAAAAGCGACGTTCACAtgaaagaagacgggacaagcgcaGTCCTGTCTTCTTTCATGTGAATGTTCCTTTCGCGCAACCCATTATTACGCGACATAtgagagacaattactgcgccattttctttcctaaaaaaaactatttaaaaTTTTTTCTTCGGAGGTTGGTTTTATTTTCAGTTCATTGAGGGGATTCAGATACCATATCGAGAATGATTAGACGCGTGTTTGCATTGCTTGCTCAGGTACTCTCGACGTAGCGTATACAGCTAATTAACGCACGTTACTTAATGGCTTCCACCTGTGGTTGTGTAAAACCACTACGGAGTCGCTTGATGTGCTGGCAGAAATTTTCATTGCGTATTTTTGCTTGCGAATGATGCTTTAGACAATATGAAACAAGAAAATCCTGTTTGTGTATGTGGCGTCCATATTTTTGATGCAGGGAACTAAATTTCACTGCAAGCATGTCCCTTTCCACCCTTGCTTGCTCTTGGGAGAGAATACAGTAGGAGACCTGTCACGAGTAGTTAGATTGGTATAAAAAGGAAATGGCACCAGGAAATTGATTATTTAAGAGAACTAGTCCGCCAGCGTGCAAGAGACCTTACCAACCGAGTGCATGATATTCTCAGCTGCTTATGCGCTATAAAAGCgcgcgctcgcacgcacgcacgcacgcacgcacacacacacacacacacacacacacacacacacacacacacacacacacacacacacacacacacacacaagttgATTCACCACGTGAAATTCGCCTAGGCTCAGCGCCTAATTTCTAACTGAATTTATTCTTCCgtgcagtttcagtttcgctttcaaGAGTCGAAAGACTTGTGATGACACAAGTGAGCACAAGGTCTTGTGAAGGATACAAGAACTAATGTATATCTCTTTGTCCATTTGCTGCCATCCTGACTTCTGCAAGAGTTCAGTGCAATAGTTTGAATTAATTAAAACGACAAAGCAgagttcatattgcagtttttgtgtaCCAGACCAAAAGCACATTGCCAAAAATTTGGTGTTTTCACTCCTTCAAAAAGTGCGTGTTCCTCTCGCTGGCCTGTTAGAGTGCTGCGACTTACGCTGCAAACCTCAGGTTGCCTAAAGCTGTCACTTCGTCCCACAGGAGTCTCTGGAATTGGAATTTTTCGCGTTTGTCTAAAAAATTCACGGTATCTCCCAAGTAAAAGGTAAGGTATACTGTGGTCGATCTAGAGCTCACTGGAGTGCATTCCACGCTAGTAGTCCACAGGCGAAAAAGTGAGTCTCACCGAAACAAAATTGCGAGTTCTTATCCGCAGTGtaggcacgtgacaatctgcccagtgCATTCATTCACTTTGCATTCTCTCTTTACTTCACGGAGATCATTTTGGCCTCTCCATATCAACACCGTGACGCGCAACTCAGATCGGCAGTGTGGGGTAGCTGACTTTTGACTTTTATCGATTAACCGATGTATGGAAGAGTTCACTTTTAAACCGCTAACGCAGAGGCCAGGGGTAGGTTACGCGCGGATTTTGTCCTTAATTCAACCGCCTGcccgacaattctggacaaaagatcTAGAGATCTCCCGCCGGCAGGCATGTATTTTTCATTAACGTTTTTTCTGCCGTCAAAAGCGTTTGTCTGTCGTAATCTTAACTGCTTGATGCCAGCTAGTAAAAAAACATTCGTACTATGACTATTACCTTCGATGTTTCCAAAAGAGTACCTTACAATTTACTAATGTTCAATATTTTGCCCAAGAAAGTTGGACACGAGTTGTGCGCTATGGGAATTGAAGCTTAGCCGCCGGCTGCCCCGGCGCGGTCTGCAGGAAATCGAGCGGACCCTGCCCTCACATTTCCCGCGCCGGCCCGCGGAAGGCAAAGTGGGGCGGCCGATCCAGTTGACCGGCAACCACTTCAACATTGAGATTCCTTCCGGAAACGTTTTCCACTACGACGTGGAGATTTGCTCCGAGACGCGCAACGAGGCCAGAGTGCCCGAGAAGCGAAAGTACCGCTGCATCAGCACAAAGATCAACCGACTGGTCATCGAGTTGCTCGCCAAGAAGTACCGGGTCGACCTGAACGGCTGCATGCCCGCCTTCGAcggccgcaagaacctgtacacgcgccgtGAGCTCAAGTTCCGCGAGCGTTCCCTTACGGTCGACTTCGAGGAGGACCAGCGGAATCAGAAGTTCATCGtcaagatccagtacgcggccGCCGTGAATCTGGACGCGCTGCTCGCGGTCTTCGACAAACGCGTCAGCCACGTTCCCCATGAGGTCCTCCAAGCCATGGACATCGTGCTGCGGCACGGACCGTCGATCAAACCCACGCCCGTCGGGCGGTCCTTTTTCAAGCCGCCGTCCCCGAACGACTACAACATCCTTGGAGGTGGCCGCGAAGCCTGGTTCGGCTACTACACGAGCGTTCGGCCCGCTCAGTGGAAGcccatgctcaacgtcgacatgtCGGCCACCGACTTCTACGAGCCTCTACCCGTGACCGACTTCATGTGCGAACTTTTCATCGAGGGCCggcgcgagatgtcggccagAGACTTCAAGGAACTGCGCGACTTCCAGAACGTTCGTCTCAACAAGGAGCTGAAGGGTTTGCGCGTCAAGGTCACCCACCTTCCATACCCTCGGAAGTACAAGGTGGTTCTCGTCACCAAGGAACCAGCCAAGCAGCTCTTCTTCGACATGGAAGACGGCTCCTGTTGCTCGGTGGCCGACTACTTCCAGAACCGTTACCACCGCCTCCGGTACCCGAACCTGCCCTGCATCCAGACAGGCAACGCGGCCCGCCCGGTCTACCTCCCGCTGGAGGTCTGCGTGATCGTCGAAGGGCAGCACTGCAAGAAGAAACTGGACGAGAACCAGACGTCCGAGATGATCAAGCATACGCCCCAGCCACCGGCCAAGCGTTTCAACGAGATCCGCCAGTCGGTGTGGGAcctggtcagcagcagcgaacAGTGCGCAAGTTCGGCATCAAGATCAGCACCGAACCGGCGCAGCTCAGGGGCCGGGTGCTCGACCCGCCGTCGCTGGTCTTCGAGAACAGCTCAATCGGCAAGCCCCGCGAGGGCACCTGGGAACTGCGGGGCCGTCAATTCTAAAAGCCAGCCACGCTGTCCCGCTGGACGCTGCTCAACCTGAGCCGGTTCGCGCAGCGAGACAGCCTCGACAACTTCGTCAAAATGCTCATCCGCGTCGGCCaggaactgggcatgcgcatcgAGCAGCCGTTGGACGTGACAACGACTGATGCGAACCGCAAGCCCGTGCGGAACATCCTTCCCGAGGAGCAGCGCAGGACTGCAAGCCTCGAGATGGTCATCAGCGTGCTCGCCAAGAACACGAACTACGCCGAGATCAAGCAGGTAGCCGAGACCGATATCGGGCTGCGCACCCAGTGCGTGATGGACAACAACGTGATCAAGAAGTGCAACGCCGCGCTCATAACAACCTCTGCCAGAAGATCAACGTCAAGCTGGATGGCATCAACAACAGCCTGCTGCCCAAGGAGATGCCGAAAATGTTCCAAAAGCCGGTGATCATCATCGGCGCGGACGTGACTCACCCAGCGCCCGGGGACAGCGGAGGCCATCCATCGCTGCGTGCATTGACAGCTTGGGCTCCATTCCGTCCAAGTTCCACGCCTCCATTCGCATCCAGATGGACGATTCAGCCAGCACTTCGCGCCTGGAGGTAATCAAGGACCTTAAGGTCATGATGAAAGACATGCTGAAGGCCTTTTATCATGCTACCAAGCACAAGCCGGAGCGCATCATTTTCTTTCGAGACtgagtgagcgaggggcagttcatGGGGGTTCGCAACCACGAGGTAAGTTTCGAACGCAAAATGATTTATCCGCGCATCTTTTGGTGGGTTGTTTACAATTGAAAGAGGCAGCAGCATACTGCCTCGCGGATTCAACATCGAACATAATCGACTTCGGTAACTGATGCGTCCTAATGCAGCCATTTCTGCAGCCATTTCTGCCTTCAGGTGCACAGTAATGGAATGCCGTCTGGGGCACCGAGTGTCAATAGTCGGTACTTCTAGCTGTATTGGCTCACAGGTTCGCAGAAACTCCCTAATGACGCAGAAACGAACTGAATGTGCTCACAACTTGCCAGTGCAACATTAAGCAGACCACTGTAGAGGTAGTGACATGGAGTATGGGCGCTTCATATACACTTTAGAGCAGAGGATGACTGTTAGCTCTAGGCCCCATTACAACTACGCAAGCACCAACATTGATATTCCATTGCGCAACAGCCAGTAACGGGTTCCCGCAAAGTAGGATGTGTTTGTTTTAtgaatgtttaacgtcccaaagcgactcaggctatgagagacgccgtagtgaagggctccggaaatttcgaccacctggggctgtttaacatgcactgactatgcagagtacacgggcctttagaatttcgcgtccagcGAAATTCGTCCGCCAAAGCCGGGAACGGGATGTGTTCCAAAAAGGAGACCGCAGGATAGTAACAGATTTTTAAGACACCCAAGTTCATCGTCATCAATATTATCAGCCCAACTatgcccagtgcagggcaaaggcccctcctatgtctctccaattagccctatccTTGGACAACTGCTGCCATCGTATTTTGGAAAATTCCTTAAACTCtaacgcccacctaactttctgctgcccgtTGCTACTCCTCCCtaatcttggaatccactcagttgcccttaaggactaccggcacaagcccatttcttcctcttgattcctgAGTTCAGACTGCCTAAGTCTTGGCGGGGATGTGACGCGATGTCTATCGTCTGCAACTAAGATATCATGCTGCGGTTGCGCGGGTTTAACCGTCCCCGTGGCGTCTGTGGAGCAGGGCACGAGCAGGCCGTCGCACTGCTACATCGTGTGGGACGGCTCCAGCTTTACGTCGGACGAGCTGCAGAAGCTGTGCTACTACCTCTACCACACATACGCCCGCTGCTCGCACAGCGTGAGCATCCCGGCGCCCGTctactacgcgcacctggccgcgTACCGATCCAGGAACCACGTGATGAGCAAGGCGGACGTGTCTAGCTCGAGCGGCGACTCGTCCGGAGGCAGCGCCGACTCCGTCTCCATCAGTCAGTAGGTGGAGGCCGTCAAGATGATCGAGACCCTCCAGAACGCCATGTACTTCGTGTGAGGATGGCCACTGCCGGGTGAGCGATGCTCAGTTCACTGAGCTGTCATGATGTCTCCGTGCCATACTAAAGTATGGCATGGTGGGTGTGTAACGCACCAAAGTGGCTCATGGGATATGAGATATTGTTCTAGAGGGCTTCGGATTTGGTTTGAACACCTGCTGGTTCCTTAGcgtgcactgcgatcgcagggcaCGCGGGTGTCTTCGCATAGCCACTGTGCCATCACGGCGGGTCAGTTATAGGAACAATGTAAGCTATGTGCATAAGAACCAACGTCTAGACATGAGCGTTCATTGACAAAATGTGCGCTAGAAAGTACCGTTGACAGTAACGTTGACAGTCTCGTTGGCAAACAAAACGCGGAACCTAAGGCGTGGACAGGCTGGTTGCCCACAATTAATTCCATCAAAGCTCCTCCATAAAATAATTATGCGATATGTCGACGAAATTTCGGAAATTCCTGGAAGCAAGGTGACATGGAGAATCGTTGCAATCCCTGCGGCGGCCATTTTCGAACAATCTACGCTATTTTACCGCGGTAAAACAACGGCCCCGTAGCTGGATTCCACTTAGTTTTCTCGGGGCGCAATTGCGCAGATGGTTCGAATTGAGTGCCGTAGAGATTGTAGCGCCTCGCTAGCTGACGTTGCATTTGCACTCACCTTTCCAGGCACATCGTGTGCTGTTGCGGTTTAGCGGGAAGTATTCTTCACTTTGTAGGGCATCCCCTCTTGCCCTTGGCTAGGAACTCGCTGTTGGCTGCAACCACCAGACTGTACTAAAATTTTTATTAGCTAGACAATTGATTTTATGTCTTATGCCGCGGCTGAGTTTTTTCTGGTTAACACCTAGTATAACGGCATCTTAAGGTACTAAAATTCCAGCATTTCCTGCCCTCAGTTAAACCATGTTGAGAAATTCACTTAAACAATTGCTTAAACAACCTCACATAATGGTCGCGACGTGAAACTTTATTTGCTTCTATAGCCACGTAAGAATGGAGTCAACAAATTTTCGCGAAAACCTAATTTTTCGTGTCTtcataattattaaaaattaggcCAAAATGTCGACTTGAAATTCGCGAAATTGTCTTGAAAGAAGCACATTGCTCCTACCTTATATTCCTGCCTTCCTAGGAAACACATCTAACGTCCTTGCAGTTCAGCGTTACTCTGATTTTATTTTCGAAATACCTGGCCTAGGTTATGTAGGAATGACTTTCCACTCCTTCAATGCACGGTAAATTTCAGCGAGTCTTGCCACGTGTTAGAGCGTCATCCGTTTTGTTTAAGGCCCAGCATTACGCTCACTAGAGTATGCTCCGCTACAATGCTTGTGTGGGCGCATCATGCAATCATGAAACACTCTCGCGGAAGAGGTGAGGGCCTGCCTCTTGCATTTAGCGAAAGCTCGTGAACGTAACGTGAGatcgttaaaggccccgttttcCAAAAATTCTTGTATTTGCGTTGTCAGCGTCAAGAGCGTAAAATCGCGGACATGGCTCTTGCAGATGGTCTCCAGAGAGCAACCTGTTGGAGGCTGGAGGGCCACCTAAGTGACGTTAAgcgttacgctatcgcgtcatacccgtaaggcggaTCTTGTGTCCCCTCCGATTTTTCTAAGCAATTAATGCATGAAATCCGCGAGTATTTAAACTTGTAAAAACTGGCTCCGCGGTAATTAGATCATGTACAGATCAGGAAAATGTCTTTCGATGTAGTTGTGCGCAATCTTCGCGTGCATGTCTTATGTTATTCGTGTGTTCGCCCTAATATTTTGTTACCGCTGTAGTAGGCGATGCTCCCGGCGCGGGAAGCTGTGTTCTCAGCATGCAAGCTGGCAGTTTGAGCCAGTGGCATAACTATATGCTTGCACGTTTTGTTCCAGGTCTTCAGCAACAAGGCAGACTTGTCgcaccattttttcttttttgtgtgcagtgacatgcattttcttgtttttctttgaaCTTTCAAATAAAGTGACTTTCGCTTTTGGAATCACTGCGTTGCTTTATTCACAGCTGGCCGACAGTAATTGAAATGACTCCAGTTCCAGTGAGCAATAGAGGCAGGGATTAACAGTAagtaaataagggagtaattattcagcaTCCTCTGTAGCCATATGGCCGCTCTTGCGTGGATGCTAATAGGCAAATTGCCAAGACaattactgcgcgatttcctttctccacccccccccccccttccctgctGTCCTGCTAGCAATTCTGGTTAGCTCTGATCCCCGGATATTTCTTCATAAACAGCGGGGTTGCATGGGTTAATTACTTCCTTTTTAGCCGTATGGCAGCTATTATTTGACATCACATAATATCGAATTAAACCTTCAAAACCCTACTCCACCTTTGGGAATGGGGTCTGCAACGATGTACAACTTCTGTCAAGACAATAAATAGCTTTCAGCAGTTTACAAAGGTGTGTTGTAGCAAAAGTCCACACGTTATGTGCTACTCCCGCTTGCTCCAGGTAGGTCGTGCAAAATATATTCGTTTTTGTGTGGTACTGCAAATGTTTCGCCTGCAGCCTTTTGATCTTTCCACCCACTGTTCCAGTGTGGCGTTCGGGACTGCAGTGATTGCTGAGTCGTGCGGAGTCAAGACTGCTGAGCCCTTTGTTTTGTGATAAAATTCCGCACCAGGAGCTAAGCTGCAACCAGATGACCAGCACTGGCTGATGGAATGGGGACACGCCGCCTCAGGGGCCCTGTGCTAAGGCTCTACCTTCACAGCCCTCTTTGATCAAAAGAGCAATCAGTTTTTCATTAATTAAGTTCACCAGATGACCAGCACTGGCTGATGGAATGGGCACACGCCGCCTCATGGGCCCTGTGCTAAGGTTCTACCTTCACAGCCCTCTTTGATCAATATAGCAATAAGCTTTTCACTCATTCAGTTCTAAGACACACTTTTGAACTTATTCCCATATTAAACCATGTCGTGCTTACCAAAACAAGATTGAAAACTTCGCTTCATACTCTGTTTAACCTGAAGTAAAGCAAAGCTTCAGGGCTTCATACTTTTTGCAAAGGCGTTTCGCGTAAGCTGCGTATTCCGGTTGCGGCGACAAGGCTGTATTGAAATCTGTAATGTTGTTACTGCTAACATCCAATACGAAGCATTTGGGGTTACATGGACGCCCAAGACTGCCGCAGGAAGTTAACATCATCACCATCCCTCCCCTAATTTTGCTGTAGCCAAATTAGGCCTACGTGGCCAGTACTGCCAGGTGCTTTGCAGTGGTTCGACCATCGCGAGGCTCCTCCTCGAGCAGCATAAAATTGACAAAATTCACGGCACATTACGAGCTGCGTAGGCTGCCTACGGTTGACAAGGTCGTTTTCCATAGAGCTTGGCCATCGAAAAAGGAAAGGATATGCGATGTACCACATTTATCGCCTTACTGACCGCTAGAAGACATGCTTACTTCAATAACACAACATTCAGACATTGAATGGGTCTCCTTCACACGCACGCTATGGCGCAGCATACTAATTATAATTTCAAACAAAAACAATAGACAAAGTAACTGTGCTGCCTGGCTGGAGGCACGACAGCAATCGTCGCGATTAGTCTTGTACTGCACAAGCACAAACGTCCTGCTGGCACGAAGTGTTAAGGGGGCCGGCATCCAAGTTGGCACCACTGGCTTCCAGCGAAAACCACTTTGTCTCAAATAGTCGTCAATTGTTTGCTC comes from the Amblyomma americanum isolate KBUSLIRL-KWMA chromosome 1, ASM5285725v1, whole genome shotgun sequence genome and includes:
- the LOC144118821 gene encoding protein argonaute-4-like, translating into MNTFSRHGGLFLDENNISEHLSVKAAGNIEGFVDLGDYTSSDHKEVVGTSRAGAGANVTAFITRGGGTAGNGARIVAPTESSPTRSPSTTAAPMRAGNCVGNTDSQNDELKIQEIERTLPSHFPRRPAEGKVGRPIQLTGNHFNIEIPSGNVFHYDVEICSETRNEARVPEKRKYRCISTKINRLVIELLAKKYRVDLNGCMPAFDGRKNLYTRRELKFRERSLTVDFEEDQRNQKFIVKIQYAAAVNLDALLAVFDKRVSHVPHEVLQAMDIVLRHGPSIKPTPVGRSFFKPPSPNDYNILGGGREAWFGYYTSVRPAQWKPMLNVDMSATDFYEPLPVTDFMCELFIEGRREMSARDFKELRDFQNVRLNKELKGLRVKVTHLPYPRKYKVVLVTKEPAKQLFFDMEDGSCCSVADYFQNRYHRLRYPNLPCIQTGNAARPVYLPLEVCVIVEGQHCKKKLDENQTSEMIKHTPQPPAKRFNEIRQSVWDLPATLSRWTLLNLSRFAQRDSLDNFVKMLIRVGQELGMRIEQPLDVTTTDANRKPVRNILPEEQRRTASLEMVISVLAKNTNYAEIKQKINVKLDGINNSLLPKEMPKMFQKPVIIIGADMDDSASTSRLEVIKDLKVMMKDMLKAFYHATKHKPERIIFFRD